A part of Desulfobacter sp. genomic DNA contains:
- a CDS encoding sulfurtransferase TusA family protein, with translation MAADILLDLRGVTSPLDLLKCKSSLNTMKKGDVLEVLIEDQEVVQNLTTIIDRSDDQLIYKKVRSDSTCLGIRKGSSQSQ, from the coding sequence ATGGCGGCAGACATTCTACTTGATCTCAGAGGGGTGACCTCCCCCCTGGATTTACTGAAATGCAAAAGCAGCCTTAATACCATGAAAAAGGGAGATGTGCTGGAAGTGCTGATTGAAGATCAGGAAGTGGTGCAGAATTTGACCACAATCATCGACAGGTCTGATGACCAGTTGATTTACAAAAAAGTGAGATCGGACAGCACCTGCCTGGGGATCAGAAAAGGATCAAGCCAATCACAATAA